A genomic segment from Pseudomonadota bacterium encodes:
- a CDS encoding sugar ABC transporter substrate-binding protein — protein MRAIRAALAVLIAAMALGALGCARTEAAQGPPLLRAATGDSGRALAPHRELITRFSAREPAVDVRLEAVSGGDYYTRLLTQYASGGAPDIVQLGDDAVAAFVSRGALLPLDARMAQDPPLRDSDYVTGVTAPGRWRGQLYLLPKDFTPVGVFCNAAVFRRRGVPLPREGWTWDDFRRTARALTHDDDGDGQTDTWGVVMPGPVASTLELFAAGAGGGVVNDDGSYSGALDGPAALEAVAFVRGVVIEDRSAPLPQELGVWEGGNRQFEQGKAGMWVTGRWPQPGLVETFGKDLVVVPPPLGPKAPSNILFWAGFAISAQSRHPDLAWRFLRNHAGPDASTVWRAWALPSSSALVKAEKLESDPLDGPWLRSLATCRPRAYTRDRYWARYGEPAARALMETAILTPERDYVGTAHALAAQADAWRRRAVAEEGP, from the coding sequence TCGCCGCGATGGCGCTGGGTGCCCTCGGATGCGCGCGCACCGAGGCCGCTCAGGGGCCGCCGCTGCTGCGCGCGGCCACCGGCGACAGCGGGCGGGCCCTCGCGCCGCATCGCGAGCTCATCACCCGTTTCAGCGCCCGCGAGCCGGCCGTCGACGTGCGCCTCGAGGCGGTGTCGGGGGGCGACTACTACACCCGCCTGCTCACCCAGTACGCTTCCGGCGGCGCGCCGGACATCGTGCAGCTGGGAGACGACGCGGTGGCCGCGTTCGTGAGCCGTGGCGCCCTGCTCCCCCTCGACGCCCGCATGGCGCAGGATCCGCCCCTGCGCGACAGCGACTATGTGACGGGCGTCACGGCGCCCGGTCGATGGCGCGGACAGCTGTACCTGCTTCCGAAGGACTTCACCCCCGTCGGCGTCTTCTGCAACGCGGCCGTCTTTCGAAGGCGGGGCGTTCCCCTTCCACGCGAGGGCTGGACCTGGGACGATTTTCGTCGCACGGCCCGCGCCCTCACGCATGATGATGACGGCGATGGCCAGACCGATACGTGGGGCGTCGTGATGCCGGGACCTGTCGCGTCGACGCTCGAGCTGTTCGCTGCCGGCGCCGGTGGCGGGGTCGTCAACGACGACGGGTCGTACAGCGGCGCCCTCGACGGCCCGGCCGCCCTCGAGGCCGTGGCGTTCGTGCGCGGGGTGGTCATCGAAGATCGATCGGCCCCTCTTCCGCAAGAGCTCGGCGTCTGGGAAGGGGGCAATCGTCAGTTCGAGCAGGGGAAGGCAGGTATGTGGGTGACAGGACGCTGGCCGCAGCCGGGTCTTGTCGAGACGTTCGGCAAGGATCTGGTCGTGGTGCCTCCTCCCTTGGGCCCCAAGGCCCCCTCGAACATCTTGTTCTGGGCGGGGTTCGCCATCAGCGCCCAGAGCCGCCATCCGGATCTGGCGTGGCGCTTCCTGCGCAATCACGCGGGGCCCGATGCCTCCACCGTCTGGCGGGCCTGGGCCCTGCCTTCTTCCAGCGCGCTGGTGAAGGCAGAGAAGCTCGAGAGCGATCCGCTCGACGGCCCGTGGCTGCGGTCTCTCGCGACGTGCCGCCCTCGCGCCTACACGCGCGACCGCTACTGGGCCCGCTACGGTGAGCCGGCGGCCCGCGCGCTGATGGAGACGGCTATCTTGACCCCGGAGCGCGACTACGTGGGCACCGCACACGCGCTGGCCGCCCAGGCCGACGCTTGGCGTCGCCGCGCGGTGGCGGAGGAGGGGCCATGA
- a CDS encoding carbohydrate ABC transporter permease — protein sequence MRRRSTAVTMALWMLALVTAAFFALPLAWMLSTAFKSDADVVAHPLALLPTRPDAATFRDALAIVPMVKYTWNTFVLAMLVLAGHLVSCPLAAWGLSRLQGRTARFMRLATLAAFVLPFPVVMVPQYLIFARLGMVNTIWPLVLPSWLGNAFFILYLLQVFRAFPVELEEAARLEGASELRILRSIVLPLSWPSLAAMSVLTVQGVWNDFLAPLLYLQDQGTYTVTLGLQFYRSSHNIEFNLLMAATTISVLPVVVLFIIFQRHFIQSAVGTGGK from the coding sequence ATGAGGCGTCGCTCGACGGCCGTCACCATGGCGCTGTGGATGCTGGCGCTCGTCACCGCGGCGTTCTTCGCCCTGCCATTGGCGTGGATGCTCTCGACGGCGTTCAAGAGCGACGCCGACGTGGTGGCCCATCCGCTCGCCCTTCTCCCGACCCGCCCTGATGCGGCGACCTTCCGAGATGCCCTGGCCATCGTGCCCATGGTGAAGTACACCTGGAACACGTTCGTTCTGGCCATGCTCGTGCTCGCGGGGCACCTGGTCTCGTGCCCGCTCGCGGCGTGGGGGCTCTCGCGCCTTCAGGGACGGACTGCCAGGTTCATGCGGCTGGCCACCCTGGCCGCGTTCGTGCTGCCCTTCCCGGTCGTGATGGTGCCCCAGTACCTCATCTTCGCCCGACTCGGAATGGTGAACACCATCTGGCCGCTGGTGCTTCCCAGCTGGCTCGGGAATGCGTTCTTCATTCTCTATCTGCTACAGGTGTTCCGGGCCTTCCCGGTCGAGCTCGAGGAGGCGGCGCGCCTCGAGGGGGCGAGTGAGCTGCGCATCTTGCGCTCCATCGTGCTGCCGCTCTCGTGGCCGAGCCTGGCCGCCATGTCGGTGCTCACCGTGCAGGGCGTGTGGAACGACTTCCTCGCCCCCCTGCTGTACCTGCAAGACCAGGGCACCTACACCGTCACGCTGGGGCTGCAGTTCTATCGCTCGAGCCACAACATCGAGTTCAACCTGCTCATGGCCGCCACAACCATCTCGGTGCTGCCGGTGGTGGTGCT
- a CDS encoding sugar ABC transporter permease produces MSGPRRAGSDAPYLAMLAPWTFCLVLFVALPLISVAGLSFCRWDMFGAPVWVGLSNYREIFMSDDRFIQSVKVTFLYTAMYVPTEVVGGLGIGLLLHHIAEGATGRLRGVAVGAVRAAVYLPTVLSGVALSLVGMWLFQPGTGLVNGVLAAFGVTGPRWLLDPRVALFTLFLMSLWGLGRAAFLVLAARQMVPTSVYEAALIDGAGPVAIFSRITLPELMPTLTFSFVLGTAATLQSFTGAYVATAGGPLGATMFIVLYLYEKAFHELQFGYAAALSMIVFAVSLGISVLLARLTEERT; encoded by the coding sequence ATGAGCGGGCCGCGTCGCGCCGGGAGCGACGCACCCTATCTGGCCATGCTCGCTCCGTGGACCTTCTGTCTCGTGCTCTTCGTGGCGCTGCCCCTCATCAGCGTGGCTGGGCTCTCCTTCTGCCGCTGGGACATGTTCGGGGCGCCCGTCTGGGTCGGGCTCTCGAACTATCGCGAGATCTTCATGTCTGATGATCGTTTCATCCAATCGGTGAAGGTGACCTTTCTGTACACCGCGATGTACGTGCCCACCGAGGTGGTGGGCGGGCTCGGCATCGGTCTGCTGCTGCACCACATCGCGGAAGGGGCCACGGGGCGTCTGCGTGGGGTCGCGGTGGGCGCGGTGCGCGCGGCGGTGTATCTGCCCACGGTGCTCTCGGGGGTGGCGCTCTCTCTCGTGGGCATGTGGCTCTTCCAGCCAGGGACGGGCCTCGTGAACGGCGTGCTGGCCGCATTCGGCGTGACGGGGCCCCGTTGGCTGCTCGACCCTCGGGTGGCGCTGTTCACGCTCTTCCTCATGAGCCTGTGGGGCCTGGGGCGAGCCGCCTTTCTCGTGCTCGCGGCGCGTCAGATGGTTCCCACCTCGGTCTACGAGGCCGCGCTCATCGACGGCGCGGGTCCGGTAGCCATCTTCTCGCGCATCACCTTGCCGGAGCTCATGCCCACGCTCACGTTCAGCTTCGTTCTCGGCACGGCCGCCACGCTGCAGAGCTTCACCGGGGCCTACGTGGCCACCGCGGGCGGCCCGCTCGGGGCCACCATGTTCATCGTGCTCTACCTCTACGAGAAGGCGTTCCATGAGCTGCAGTTCGGCTACGCCGCCGCCCTGTCGATGATCGTGTTCGCCGTGTCGCTGGGCATCTCGGTGCTGCTGGCCCGACTCACGGAGGAACGCACATGA